The genomic segment GGGTGCCGGCGGGGGTGCGGGAGGTGTTGCGGCGGCGGGTGGCGCGGCTGCCGGACGCGGCGGCGACGACGTTGCGGCAGCTGGCCGTGCTGGGGCGCGAGGCCGACCTGGACACGCTGGCCGAGGTGGCCGGGCGTGACCCGGACGACCTGGTCGACGCGGTGGAGACGGCGGTGCTGGCGGGGTTGCTGGACGAGCCCGCGCCGGGGCAGGTGCGGTTCACGCATGCGCTGGTGCGGGACACGCTGTACGAGGACACGCCGTTGCTGCGCCGGGCCCGGCTGCACACGCGGGCGCTGAAGGTGCTGGACGGGCACGCTGACGCGGCGACGCTGGCCCGGCACGCGGCCGCGGCGGCGGGTCCGGCCACGGCGCAGGAGGCGATCCCGTACGCGGTGGCCGCCGCCCGCGCGGCTGAGCGGGCCGGGTCGTGGCGGGAGGCGGCCGGTGAGTGGCGGCAGGCGTTGCGGCTGCGGGGGCTGGCCGGCAGCCGTGCGACCGGGGCGGCGGCCGAGTTGCTGGCGCCGGCGGTGAACGCGCACGCCCGCGCGGGCGACATCATGCGGGCGCGGCGGATCTACGTGGAGGCGGCGGCCGGGGCGGACCTCGCCGTGCTGACGGCCTGGGACGCGCCGTTGATCTGGACGACGCGGGACGGGCGGGAGCCGTCCGCCGTGGCGGTGGCGGCCATCCGGCGGCACCTCGCGACCGACGTCGCAGGTCCGTCCCGCGTACGGCTTCTGCTCGCGCTGTTCCGGGAGCTGGAGGGTTTCGACGAGCCCGAGGCGCAGCGGGTCAGCGCCGAGGCCCTGGCCCTGGCCCGTACGGCGGGTGACGCGCGGCTGTTGTGCGCGGCGCTCAACGTGCGGGCGTACGCGGCTCTCGGTCCGGATCTGCGCGACGAACGCCGGGCGGTCGCCGAGGAGTATCTGGCCTGCGCGACCGGGCACGGCGAGATCGATCATGAGGCGGTCGCGCACTGGCTGCTGTTCCTGGAGTCGGCCGCCCGCACCGACCTGGACCGGGCCCGGGCCGAGATGGGGCTGGCCGTCGCCCGCTCGACGACGGGGCAGCTGAGCGGGCTGCTGGCCGTGGTCGGCATCTTCGAGGCGCTGCTGGAGCTGCTGGCCGGGCGGGTCGAGGCCGCGCTGGAACGGTACGCGGACGTGAGCCGCCGGCTGGCCGAGCACGGCGCGCTCAACGGGGCCGCGATGGCCACCGTGGGGCGGGTCGGGGCGGCCATGGCCCGCGACGAGTGGGCGCCGCTGCTCGGCGAGCTGACCGCGGTGGAGGCGGCGTATCCGGGCCGGGTCACCGATCCGCTCGTGCTGGCCCTGCTCGACGCGGGTGACGAGGCCGAGGCGCGACGGGTGTGGGCGGGGCGGTTGCCGGTCGAACGCAACTACTACTGGCTGGGGTTCACCGCGCTGCGCGGGCACGCGGCGGCCCGGCTCGGCGACGTGGAGACGGGCCGGCTCATCGCCGCCGAGCTGCTGCCGTTCGCCGGCCGGGTCGCCGGGCTCGACTCGGGCACCCTTTACGCCGGGCCGGTCGACGCGGCCCTGTACGCGCTGACGGGTGACGAGGCGTACGGGAAATCGGCCGCCGCCCTCACCGAGCGCCTCCGAACACCAGGTTCTCCCGCCGCTTGAACGGCAGCGGCAACAGTTTGATCATGATGGCGACCGGGATGCCGCCCTCCTTACGGGTCTCGGCCAGCTCCGCCTCGGTGGCCACGGCCAGGATGCGCGGCACCTCGAAGGTCATCTTGGCGCCCCGCTTGCGGATCGCCGCCTCCACGCGGTTCCACTCGTCGTCCGAGACGTACTGCTTGATCAGCGGGACGATCGTGCGTTCCTCGTCGGCGATGTGCTCGTGCAGGGTGTCGCGCAGGTCGGCCAGGTCGGCGGCGAGTTCGGCGGGCACGATGTGGCCGGCCTTGAGCGCGGCCGCGCCGGA from the Paractinoplanes abujensis genome contains:
- a CDS encoding hemerythrin domain-containing protein translates to MNNEPSGLLLAHRAMLRDLDRCAGLTADLARNSPRLDRKRAAAIADYLTDLCDSIHHHHSAEDDVLWPVLERSAGAHVDLTELTDDHAVLDPKLTRIRSGAAALKAGHIVPAELAADLADLRDTLHEHIADEERTIVPLIKQYVSDDEWNRVEAAIRKRGAKMTFEVPRILAVATEAELAETRKEGGIPVAIMIKLLPLPFKRRENLVFGGAR